Proteins encoded within one genomic window of Haematobia irritans isolate KBUSLIRL chromosome 5, ASM5000362v1, whole genome shotgun sequence:
- the beta4GalNAcTA gene encoding beta1,4-N-acetylgalactosaminyltransferase A → MTSKKITLLRYLFCGVCMLLALNLLIDYFADKTNISSSFSRLSLRKVYRYNGTILSTGNNSNSNNSLTPSAAAAATIATVSTLPPSNVFPYDNSSKQHQLDNSNISDSSQSNNSRNTTELPLPICEDPVIEESSPFVPNITLESLDVINDQLRLLLEPGGAFKPKDCIARHHVAIVVPFRDRYAHLSIFLRNIHKFLMKQRIAYRIFIIEQTNGKPFNRAALMNIGFLEAMKLYKWDCFIFHDVDLLPLDNRNLYNCPRQPRHMSVAIDKFNYKLPYRTIFGGVSAMTRQHFLAVNGFSNSYFGWGGEDDDMSNRLRNANLFIARYPINIARYTMLKHQKEKANPKRYENLVNGINKSSMDGLNSIKYEIYSYKSYPTFTWFYAELKISEQKS, encoded by the exons ATGACAAGTAAAAAGATTACCCTGTTACGTTATTTATTTTGTGGTGTATGCATGTTGTTAGCTTTGAATTTGTTAATTGATTATTTTGCTGATAAAACAAATATCTCATCTTCGTTTAGTCGTCTAAG TTTACGTAAAGTTTACCGATATAATGGCACCATACTTAGTACAGGCAATAATAGCAATAGCAACAATTCCTTAACACCATCTGCCGCAGCCGCCGCCACCATAGCCACCGTCTccactttgccaccatcaaatgtcTTTCCATATGATAATTCTTCCAAACAGCATCAACTGGACAACAGTAACATCAGCGATAGTAGTCAGTCTAATAACAGCAGAAATACAACCGAACTCCCTTTGCCTATTTGTGAGGACCCAGTAATTGAAGAGA GTAGTCCTTTTGTACCTAACATAACTTTAGAATCTCTTGATGTCATCAATGACCAATTGCGTTTGTTATTGGAACCCGGTGGCGCTTTTAAACCAAAAGACTGCATA GCCCGGCATCATGTTGCTATAGTGGTGCCTTTTCGTGATAGATATGCCCATCTGTCGATCTTCCTGCGcaatatacataaatttttaatgaaacagcGTATAGCTTATCGTATATTCATTATTGAACAAACGAATGGCAAACCATTTAATAGAGCTGCTCTTATGAATATTGGATTCTTGGAAGCAATGAAACTATACAAATGGGATTGTTTTATATTCCATGATGTGGATCTATTGCCATTGGATAATCGAAATTTATATAATTGCCCACGTCAACCGCGTCATATGTCAGTGGCCAtagataaatttaattataa GTTGCCTTATCGTACAATATTTGGTGGTGTTTCAGCAATGACAcgtcaacattttttagctGTTAATGGATTTTCAAATTCATATTTTGGCTGGGGTGGCGAAGATGATGATATGTCAAACAG attAAGAAATGcgaatctctttattgcacgttATCCCATCAATATTGCACGCTATACCATGTTGAAACATCAAAAAGAGAAAGCCAATCCCAAACGTtatgaaaatttggtaaatggcatAAATAAATCATCAATGGATGGCTTAAATTCCATAAAATACGAAATCTACAGTTATAAATCGTATCCAACATTTACTTGGTTTTATGCAGAACTAAAAATCTccgaacaaaaaagttaa
- the LOC142238786 gene encoding dnaJ homolog subfamily C member 11 — MDSDNEIEENYYSYLNVPKDASAEQINNAYRKLSRMYHPDKHMEAENKQKAELMFNRTKKAYEVLSDPHKRAIYDSVGEKGLRTDGWELVQRQKTPAEIREEYQRLAEAAEERKLLQSTNPRGNVTINVNATEIFSPYDESDFPRIEVSSMSISQSIEAPITRTDTMTLSGNLMSSNGNGSGGFVICGRRLLNKGWLELDVGAGNGLLVGVKGGRTLSSLVTMNAGTSVNFRENGVIPGLFSTLAVQLDKHTLGSLTLNVGGQASMSTQIDRNTERHAWSTSFVIGSPHIYFSIAYTHKMIENELKLKAVAKVGTFGFMAEYGAEKKISKYSSVFAAVSIGVPTGVILKFKVVRSQQSYVFPIHLSEEIVPAAVFYATVTPVIVWFFVKKSIIDPMLAERKNIEIEKTKRTNEQRMQAKRQEAKAAVDLMQHTYERIVEEERENRGLVIVKATYGQTKEDNQNEFIPEASIDVTIPVQCLVKDSTLEMFNTSKSDLPGFYDPCIGESKVLRIDYMHNNVNKTIIVKDTETVRLPR; from the exons ATGGATTCCGACAATGAAATCGAGGAAAATTATTATAGCTACTTGAACGTGCCGAAAGAT GCTTCCGCGGAACAGATTAACAATGCCTACCGTAAACTATCGCGAATGTATCACCCGGACAAACACATGGAAGCGGAGAATAAGCAAAAAGCAGAGCTAATGTTTAATAGGACCAAAAAAGCCTATGAAGTGCTCTCGGATCCTCACaagagggctatatatgattcggTAGGCGAAAAAGGCCTAAGAACTGATGGCTGGGAATTGGTGCAGAGGCAAAAGACTCCAGCAGAAATTCGCGAGGAATATCAAAGATTAGCGGAGGCGGCCGAAGAGAGGAAATTATTGCAAAGCACCAATCCTCGAGGAAATGTTACTATCAATGTGAATGCAACGGAGATATTTTCTCCTTACGATGAAAGTGATTTTCCCCGAATCGAAGTATCTTCTATGTCCATATCTCAATCGATTGAAGCACCAATTACAAGGACTGATACAATGACATTAAGTGGAAATTTAATGTCATCGAATGGTAATGGTTCTGGAGGATTTGTAATATGTGGCCGACGTCTTTTGAACAAGGGATGGTTGGAGTTGGATGTGGGTGCTGGTAATGGACTATTGGTTGGAGTGAAAGGTGGTCGTACCCTGTCGTCGTTGGTGACAATGAATGCTGGTACCTCAgtaaatttccgagaaaatggtGTCATTCCTGGTCTGTTTTCCACACTGGCAGTGCAGCTGGATAAGCATACTTTGGGCTCATTAACATTAAATGTTGGTGGCCAGGCTTCCATGAGTACGCAGATAGATCGCAATACCGAACGTCATGCGTGGTCAACGTCGTTTGTTATTGGGTCACCTCACATATATTTCAGCATTGCCTATACACACAAAATGATAGAAAATGAGCTAAAATTAAAGGCGGTGGCCAAAGTGGGTACATTTGGCTTCATGGCGGAATATGGggcagagaagaaaatttccaaatataGTTCAGTTTTTGCAGCAGTTTCCATAGGGGTACCCACTGGGGTAATTCTAAAATTCAA AGTAGTACGATCGCAACAGTCCTATGTATTTCCGATACATTTAAGTGAAGAAATTGTTCCGGCAGCAGTATTTTATGCCACTGTTACACCAGTTATTGTTTGGTTTTTTGTTAAGAAATCCATAATTGATCCAATGCTAGCAGAacgtaaaaatattgaaattgagAAAACAAAACGTACCAATGAACAGCGCATGCAAGCGAAGCGACAAGAGGCTAAAGCAGCCGTGGATTTAATGCAACATACGTACGAACGTATAGTCGAAGAAGAACGAGAGAATCGGGGATTGGTTATAGTTAAGGCCACATATGGCCAAACTAAGGAGGATAATCAAAATGAATTCATACCTGAAGCCTCGATCGATGTAACAATACCGGTACAATGTCTGGTCAAAGATAGCACCTTAGAAATGTTCAACACATCGAAG AGTGACTTACCCGGATTCTATGATCCTTGTATAGGAGAATCAAAGGTGTTACGCATCGATTACATGCACAATAATGTAAACAAAACTATTATAGTTAAAGATACGGAAACCGTGAGACTGCCACGATAA